DNA from Thermoproteales archaeon:
TATCCAGGGACTTCTTCCTCTAGCCCACCTAACTAATTTTTCTGTAAATCCCATATTCGATCCTCCTCCCAAGAATATATAACGCCAGAAGAGCTGTCAAAATGTATATGAAGACTAAGTGAATTACGTTCAGCCTAACCGGATCCCAGTAAGGTAAACCCATGGAGAATACGACTAGCATGGAGACTATGTCGAATATTAGAAACAACACTGCATATTGGAAGAATATAATTCTCATAGGTACTTTCTCGGGGGGGAAGTATTCTCCGCAAGCATATGGAGCTATTTTATCTTTATTTGGGCTGAACGCGGGGGCTAATTTTTTTCCAAGAATATAAATGGAAATTGCCGTCGCAAACGAAAGCAAGAAAGCGAACGCTGGAGAGGCAACGATCTCTGCAAAATCCATGGTGAACACCCGTTTAGAAGCTATGGTTAGCATTATATATAAGTTTTTCTCATTCTTGCAGATATTCAATTACAAGTTGTATAATTGGCGTAGTCCTCAACAAGCCGATCTCTACTTTATTATTTAAAATCATAAAATGCCTGTTTAGGAGATTTTAAGCGATCTCACCTTTTCTGTTAGCTC
Protein-coding regions in this window:
- the ndhC gene encoding NADH-quinone oxidoreductase subunit A, whose protein sequence is MDFAEIVASPAFAFLLSFATAISIYILGKKLAPAFSPNKDKIAPYACGEYFPPEKVPMRIIFFQYAVLFLIFDIVSMLVVFSMGLPYWDPVRLNVIHLVFIYILTALLALYILGRRIEYGIYRKIS